The following are encoded together in the Actinobacillus lignieresii genome:
- the cgtA gene encoding Obg family GTPase CgtA yields the protein MKFIDEALIRVEAGDGGNGCVSFRREKYIPKGGPDGGDGGDGGDVYLIADENLNTLIDYRFEKRYAAGRGENGRSAGCTGHRGNDITLRVPVGTRAIDNDTQEVIGDLTKHGMKMLVAKGGYHGLGNTRFKSSVNRAPRQKTNGTPGEKRDLLLELMLLADVGMLGLPNAGKSTFIRAVSAAKPKVADYPFTTLVPSLGVARVGADRSFVVADIPGLIEGAADGAGLGIRFLKHLERCRVLIHLVDIMPIDESDPAQNISVIESELYQYSEKLSEKPTWLVFNKIDTIGEEEAQERAKEIAEQIGWEGDYYLISAATGQNVQNLTRDIMDFIEANPREVVEENTEADEVKFKWDDYHQQAMQNPIEEDWDDFDDDWSEEDEEGVEFVYTRS from the coding sequence ATGAAATTTATTGATGAAGCCCTGATTCGTGTCGAAGCAGGCGATGGCGGTAACGGTTGTGTAAGTTTCCGCCGTGAAAAATATATCCCGAAAGGCGGGCCGGACGGCGGTGACGGCGGTGACGGCGGCGATGTGTATTTAATCGCTGACGAAAACTTAAATACGCTTATCGACTACCGTTTTGAAAAACGTTATGCCGCAGGTCGTGGCGAGAACGGTCGTAGTGCCGGTTGTACCGGTCACCGTGGTAACGATATTACTTTACGTGTGCCGGTTGGTACGCGAGCAATCGACAATGACACTCAAGAAGTGATCGGCGACTTAACTAAACACGGTATGAAAATGTTGGTGGCAAAAGGTGGTTATCACGGTTTAGGGAATACCCGTTTTAAATCGTCGGTAAACCGTGCGCCTCGCCAAAAAACGAACGGTACACCGGGCGAGAAACGTGATTTATTACTTGAGTTAATGCTACTTGCCGATGTCGGTATGCTTGGCTTACCGAATGCCGGTAAATCAACCTTTATCCGTGCGGTATCGGCTGCAAAACCGAAAGTCGCGGATTATCCGTTTACCACGCTTGTGCCAAGTTTGGGCGTAGCGCGTGTCGGAGCGGATCGCAGTTTCGTGGTGGCGGATATTCCGGGCTTAATTGAAGGTGCGGCGGACGGTGCCGGTTTAGGTATTCGCTTCTTAAAACACCTTGAACGTTGCCGTGTGTTAATTCATTTAGTCGATATTATGCCGATTGACGAAAGCGATCCGGCACAAAATATTTCGGTGATTGAAAGCGAGCTTTACCAATATAGCGAAAAATTATCGGAAAAACCGACTTGGTTAGTGTTCAATAAGATTGACACGATTGGCGAAGAAGAAGCACAAGAGCGAGCAAAAGAAATTGCAGAACAAATCGGTTGGGAAGGCGATTATTACCTAATTTCTGCTGCAACCGGTCAAAATGTACAAAATCTTACCCGTGACATTATGGACTTTATCGAAGCGAATCCTCGTGAAGTGGTGGAAGAAAATACAGAAGCGGATGAAGTGAAATTCAAGTGGGATGATTACCATCAACAAGCAATGCAAAACCCTATCGAAGAAGATTGGGATGACTTTGATGATGATTGGTCGGAAGAAGATGAAGAAGGTGTGGAATTTGTTTACACCCGTAGCTAA